In Thermococcus camini, a genomic segment contains:
- the thiI gene encoding tRNA uracil 4-sulfurtransferase ThiI, which produces MFNVVIVRYGEIGTKSRQTRRWFESILMNNIREALVSEGIGFKKVEAKHGRILVKTNKARDAVDVLGRVFGIVSLSPAMEVDAELEKINRTALKLFRRKKRELGLERPRFRVTGRRITKEFPLKSPEVQAKVGEYILENEESEVNLHEYDIEIGVELMEGKAYVFVDKIYAWGGLPIGTQGKVVALLSGGIDSPVAAFLMMKRGVEVIPVHIYMGEKTLEKVRRIWNQLKKYNYGGKGELIVVKPKERERIIEKLREMKKEKYTCVFCKYMMVKHADRVAREFGAKGIVMGDSLGQVASQTLENMYIVSQATDLPIYRPLIGMDKEEIVSIAKKIGTFELSTLPEDEIPFIPKHPVIRGSWEEFRKIYKAVFGEEPRKRQC; this is translated from the coding sequence ATGTTCAACGTGGTGATCGTCAGATACGGAGAGATAGGAACGAAATCCCGGCAGACAAGGAGATGGTTCGAGAGCATACTCATGAACAACATCCGCGAGGCCCTGGTGAGCGAGGGGATCGGGTTCAAAAAGGTCGAAGCGAAGCACGGAAGGATCCTCGTGAAGACGAATAAAGCGAGAGATGCCGTTGATGTTCTTGGGAGAGTTTTTGGCATAGTGTCGCTCTCCCCGGCGATGGAAGTCGATGCCGAGCTGGAAAAGATTAACCGGACGGCCCTCAAGCTCTTCAGGAGGAAGAAGCGCGAGCTGGGCCTTGAAAGACCGCGCTTTAGAGTCACTGGAAGGAGAATCACCAAGGAGTTTCCGCTCAAGAGCCCTGAGGTTCAGGCGAAGGTTGGGGAATACATCCTCGAGAACGAGGAGAGCGAGGTTAATCTGCACGAGTACGACATCGAAATCGGCGTCGAGCTGATGGAGGGTAAAGCCTACGTCTTCGTTGATAAAATCTACGCCTGGGGAGGCCTTCCAATAGGGACGCAGGGCAAGGTTGTTGCCCTCCTCAGCGGCGGCATAGATTCGCCGGTGGCAGCGTTCCTCATGATGAAGCGCGGCGTTGAAGTCATTCCCGTCCACATCTACATGGGTGAGAAGACCCTTGAGAAGGTCAGGAGGATATGGAACCAGCTGAAAAAGTACAACTACGGCGGAAAGGGCGAGCTGATAGTGGTTAAACCTAAGGAGCGCGAGAGAATCATTGAGAAGCTGCGCGAGATGAAGAAGGAGAAGTACACCTGCGTCTTCTGCAAGTACATGATGGTGAAGCACGCAGATAGAGTAGCGAGGGAGTTCGGGGCGAAGGGCATCGTCATGGGCGATTCCCTCGGACAGGTCGCCTCGCAGACCCTTGAGAACATGTACATAGTCAGCCAGGCAACGGACCTGCCGATATATCGTCCGCTAATCGGCATGGATAAGGAGGAAATAGTAAGTATAGCCAAGAAAATTGGCACTTTCGAGCTTTCAACCCTGCCGGAGGACGAGATACCTTTCATTCCAAAGCACCCCGTTATAAGGGGCTCTTGGGAGGAGTTCAGGAAGATCTACAAAGCCGTCTTTGGGGAGGAACCCCGGAAAAGGCAGTGCTGA
- a CDS encoding maleate cis-trans isomerase family protein translates to MYGWRGRLGLIVPSSNTTMEMELHSALPEGVSLHTARVPLKNVTEEELVKMNAMAVESARLLRDAGVELILYGCTSGSFIGGKDYEKEIEAKIEEEVNVPVVSTSTAVVEALRILDVQAVLVITPYTDEINAREREFLEANDFEVLDIRGLGIEDNTQIGRLEPHEAYRLAKASFMDEADAIFVSCTNLRTFEIIEVLEEDLGVPVVTSNQASLWLALRQMDVMERIPGLGKLLIDF, encoded by the coding sequence ATGTACGGATGGAGAGGCAGGCTTGGTCTTATCGTTCCATCATCGAACACCACCATGGAGATGGAGCTTCACTCCGCGCTCCCGGAGGGGGTCTCTCTTCACACGGCGAGGGTTCCGCTGAAGAACGTCACGGAGGAAGAACTGGTCAAGATGAACGCCATGGCCGTTGAGAGCGCCAGGCTTCTGCGTGACGCGGGCGTTGAGCTTATCCTCTACGGCTGCACGAGCGGCTCCTTCATCGGGGGGAAGGACTACGAAAAGGAAATCGAGGCGAAGATCGAGGAAGAGGTAAACGTTCCCGTTGTCAGCACGAGTACGGCCGTTGTCGAGGCCCTCAGGATACTCGATGTCCAGGCGGTACTCGTGATAACCCCATACACTGACGAGATAAACGCGCGGGAGAGGGAGTTCCTCGAGGCTAACGACTTCGAGGTCCTTGACATAAGGGGGCTGGGGATAGAGGACAACACCCAGATTGGAAGGCTCGAACCCCACGAGGCCTACCGCCTCGCCAAGGCGAGCTTCATGGACGAGGCCGATGCAATTTTCGTCAGCTGCACCAACCTCAGAACCTTCGAGATAATCGAAGTTCTCGAGGAGGACCTCGGCGTCCCGGTCGTTACGAGCAACCAGGCCTCGCTCTGGCTCGCGCTGAGGCAGATGGACGTCATGGAGCGGATCCCCGGGTTAGGGAAGCTGCTCATCGATTTTTGA
- a CDS encoding adenine nucleotide alpha hydrolase family protein: protein MKAVSLLSSGIDSPAAIYLMLRKGMEVTPIHFRQSPKKESKVFELYEILKRYGKLNEPVIVDAYEEQAPVFSKLAEIGKAKWTCLFCKYMMLRKACRVGHEIGAMAIVTGDSLGQVASQTLDNLMIISTASDLPILRPLIGMDKEDIVRIAKEVGTFEISIQPEEPCPFVPRYPVVRGSLGEFEKIKEKLVREGVL from the coding sequence ATGAAGGCAGTGTCGCTCTTAAGCTCGGGCATTGACTCGCCGGCGGCGATATACCTTATGCTTAGAAAGGGGATGGAAGTAACGCCAATTCACTTCAGACAGAGCCCCAAAAAGGAGTCCAAGGTTTTTGAGCTTTACGAGATTCTTAAGCGCTACGGGAAACTCAACGAGCCGGTAATAGTTGACGCCTACGAGGAGCAGGCGCCGGTTTTCTCAAAGCTCGCCGAGATTGGAAAGGCCAAGTGGACGTGCCTCTTCTGTAAATACATGATGCTAAGGAAGGCGTGCAGGGTGGGACATGAGATCGGTGCCATGGCCATAGTAACCGGCGACAGCCTTGGCCAAGTGGCTTCCCAGACACTTGACAACCTCATGATAATAAGCACCGCGAGCGATTTGCCCATTCTGCGGCCGCTCATAGGGATGGACAAGGAGGATATAGTTAGAATTGCAAAGGAGGTAGGGACGTTCGAGATAAGCATCCAACCTGAAGAGCCGTGCCCCTTCGTGCCGAGGTATCCTGTTGTCAGGGGCTCGCTCGGAGAGTTTGAGAAGATAAAAGAGAAGCTCGTAAGGGAAGGGGTGCTCTGA
- a CDS encoding cysteine synthase family protein, with protein sequence MSFAKLEFFNPFSRSIKDRAVFNMLMKALERGDIKGKPLFEATSGNVGISLAALSNVFGIEFRAYLPNPTPKATQVLLRVLGAEVVMTEFETIDPTMVRFVEEEARKAGAVNLNQFENDDNFLAHRFTAREIEEQLRSIGKTPDVIIAGIGTSGHIAGIASYFKERYDTQVIGVVPAKGEKIPGIKRLETKPKWYFQVEIDRVVEITRKEAIEGAIRVARSDGLLIGLSSGAVFRAYEKIAGELGEKTYVLIFPDDGFKYVEVFESYLGMT encoded by the coding sequence ATGTCTTTTGCCAAGCTGGAGTTCTTTAACCCCTTCAGTAGGAGCATAAAGGACAGGGCCGTTTTTAACATGCTTATGAAGGCCCTGGAACGCGGGGACATCAAAGGAAAGCCCCTTTTTGAGGCAACCTCCGGCAACGTCGGGATTTCTCTGGCGGCTTTGAGCAACGTTTTTGGCATCGAGTTCAGGGCATATCTGCCGAATCCAACGCCCAAGGCCACGCAGGTTCTCCTGAGGGTTCTCGGTGCTGAAGTCGTCATGACCGAGTTTGAGACCATAGATCCGACGATGGTGCGCTTTGTGGAGGAAGAAGCCAGAAAAGCCGGCGCGGTGAACCTGAACCAGTTCGAAAACGACGACAACTTTCTGGCTCACCGCTTCACCGCCAGGGAGATAGAGGAACAGCTGAGGAGCATAGGGAAAACCCCCGACGTCATAATAGCAGGCATAGGCACTTCGGGCCACATAGCAGGCATAGCGAGCTACTTCAAGGAGCGCTACGACACGCAGGTTATCGGCGTCGTTCCAGCGAAGGGTGAGAAGATACCCGGCATCAAGAGACTTGAGACGAAGCCCAAGTGGTACTTCCAGGTTGAGATAGACAGGGTCGTGGAGATAACGAGAAAAGAGGCCATCGAAGGAGCCATCCGCGTTGCCAGAAGCGACGGCCTTCTCATAGGCCTAAGCTCCGGTGCCGTTTTCAGGGCCTATGAGAAGATCGCCGGAGAACTCGGCGAGAAGACCTACGTCCTCATCTTCCCGGACGATGGGTTTAAATACGTGGAGGTATTTGAGAGCTATCTGGGGATGACATGA
- a CDS encoding nucleotidyltransferase domain-containing protein, whose translation MRFSNLPIGLSELEKAAEEFRREHERVFDVILYGSVTQGKEAPNDLDFMVLLTGADDVERFELAFEFKEMLIDRGFPHERLDVKAMNLEQMWDPNYLAVPGLIITGYSLIRRRPLHELMNGEGYALFILDVRGMTKNEKNKFSFALRGRDGKTGILRDLGGRYLAPWVVLLPVEVTYSFKEFLKMWKVPYELYLMFGTLYESKDWRIEEGIVRP comes from the coding sequence ATGAGGTTCTCAAACTTACCGATAGGATTAAGTGAACTGGAAAAGGCCGCGGAGGAATTTAGGAGGGAGCACGAGAGGGTCTTTGACGTGATCCTCTATGGCTCCGTGACCCAGGGGAAAGAAGCCCCAAACGATCTCGACTTCATGGTGCTCCTCACCGGAGCAGATGATGTGGAGAGGTTTGAACTTGCCTTCGAGTTCAAGGAGATGCTGATTGACAGGGGATTCCCACACGAAAGGCTGGACGTTAAGGCGATGAACCTTGAGCAGATGTGGGATCCGAACTACCTCGCCGTTCCAGGGCTGATTATCACCGGCTATTCGCTTATCAGGAGGCGTCCCCTTCATGAGTTGATGAACGGTGAGGGGTATGCGTTGTTCATCCTCGATGTCCGCGGAATGACAAAAAACGAAAAGAACAAGTTCAGCTTCGCACTCAGGGGTAGAGATGGGAAAACCGGAATATTGAGAGACCTGGGGGGACGCTATCTCGCCCCGTGGGTGGTTCTCCTCCCCGTGGAGGTTACCTACAGCTTCAAGGAGTTCCTGAAAATGTGGAAGGTACCTTACGAGCTCTACCTGATGTTTGGGACCCTATACGAGTCCAAGGACTGGAGGATTGAAGAGGGTATCGTGAGACCTTAA
- a CDS encoding glycosyltransferase codes for MEPLTGAVDIVVSVLRFIWLFSVAIIYPVFFYYIVLTIAGLRYNSKFKGPEIPEELPSVTILIPARNEAVVIRDTLLAMANLDYPKNKLEVLLLDDGSTDDTVRIAEEVAGEYPFIRVVRVENGGRGKSYVLNYGLKLARGEVIAVYDADNRPEPGALKALVAMLSDETPAVTGKVRTINWKKNILTRFICMEYLYFQLAGQSGKSRLYKTAVLPGTNFVIRKDLLEELGGWDEEALAEDLELSFRIIATGKRIAYNPLAVTWEQEPESWRVWFRQRTRWAAGNVYTVREHIKRFREIPGWGLRFDLLLTLMVYYLLAIAVIVADVAFVALLVTFGNVTWFTGLILSFVYLSFLLEIFAGLHDGKIRSIGCWLLAPLMYYTYSQIWILISLAGLWEAQKAKKVWYKTPRTAV; via the coding sequence ATGGAGCCGCTAACCGGTGCCGTGGACATCGTAGTGTCCGTCCTCCGCTTCATCTGGCTGTTCTCAGTTGCGATTATCTACCCGGTGTTCTTCTACTACATAGTCCTGACGATAGCAGGTTTAAGGTACAACTCAAAGTTCAAGGGGCCCGAGATTCCAGAGGAGCTTCCCTCCGTCACCATCCTCATCCCCGCCCGGAACGAGGCAGTGGTGATAAGGGACACGCTTCTGGCGATGGCAAACCTCGACTACCCAAAGAATAAACTGGAGGTTCTCCTCCTGGACGACGGCTCCACTGATGACACGGTGAGGATAGCCGAGGAAGTTGCTGGGGAGTACCCGTTCATCAGGGTAGTCCGCGTTGAGAATGGAGGTAGGGGAAAGAGCTACGTCCTGAACTACGGCCTGAAGCTGGCGAGGGGAGAAGTCATTGCGGTCTACGACGCGGACAACAGACCCGAGCCCGGGGCGCTCAAGGCTCTGGTGGCGATGCTGAGCGACGAGACTCCTGCTGTGACCGGAAAAGTCCGGACTATAAACTGGAAGAAGAACATCCTCACGAGGTTCATATGCATGGAGTACCTCTACTTCCAGCTGGCTGGCCAGAGCGGAAAGAGCAGGCTCTACAAAACCGCGGTGCTCCCCGGGACAAACTTCGTAATCAGAAAAGACCTGCTCGAAGAGCTCGGCGGCTGGGACGAGGAAGCGCTTGCCGAGGACCTGGAGCTGTCCTTCAGGATAATAGCCACAGGCAAGAGGATAGCCTACAATCCACTCGCTGTTACCTGGGAGCAGGAGCCCGAGAGCTGGCGCGTGTGGTTCAGACAGCGGACGCGCTGGGCGGCCGGAAACGTCTACACCGTGAGGGAGCACATAAAGAGGTTTCGCGAGATTCCCGGCTGGGGCCTGCGCTTTGACCTGCTCCTCACGCTGATGGTGTACTACCTCCTGGCGATAGCGGTCATAGTGGCGGACGTGGCCTTCGTAGCGCTCCTGGTAACCTTCGGAAACGTTACATGGTTCACGGGGCTCATTCTGAGCTTCGTTTACTTATCATTCCTGCTGGAGATATTTGCCGGCCTCCACGATGGAAAGATAAGAAGCATTGGCTGCTGGCTCCTCGCGCCGCTCATGTACTACACCTACTCCCAGATATGGATACTCATTTCGCTGGCCGGCCTGTGGGAGGCCCAAAAAGCCAAGAAGGTATGGTACAAAACCCCGCGGACGGCGGTTTAG
- a CDS encoding toprim domain-containing protein, with translation MAIVDVRILVEGASDVEVVSKALQGLALGSEYNITISAIIPTTNVEIAKSAAAGADLLIIATDADRVGRDLAERLFSELGEMVGHVERMKLPLGHDLEHVDVELVRKELKNTLVRAGLKSLQILPEYMALRNQLLDLKGRYDGLTDEYKRLHGEYEALSKAYDELKAESEKLAEENSGLKALLENSKNVYRVEEAWKSLFPAEPVPDEAYIGKAVEKLGLTGRVIVGQGYIFAEDGSLVDELLRTVYLSIAIREEPEPKPPRPEPPKEEPPARAEPAGEEEVAESAEVKPEDIEGLLKGL, from the coding sequence ATGGCCATAGTCGATGTTAGAATCCTAGTTGAAGGTGCGAGCGACGTTGAGGTTGTAAGTAAGGCCCTTCAGGGCTTGGCTTTGGGAAGCGAGTACAACATCACGATTTCTGCGATAATCCCGACGACCAACGTGGAGATAGCGAAGAGCGCCGCCGCGGGCGCTGATCTCCTCATCATAGCAACCGATGCGGACAGGGTCGGAAGGGACCTGGCCGAGAGGCTCTTCAGCGAGCTGGGGGAGATGGTCGGGCACGTTGAAAGGATGAAGCTCCCCCTTGGCCACGATTTGGAGCACGTTGACGTTGAGCTCGTCAGAAAGGAGCTCAAGAACACCCTCGTCAGAGCGGGCCTCAAGAGCCTCCAGATACTCCCGGAGTATATGGCGCTCAGGAACCAGCTCCTCGACCTCAAGGGGCGCTACGATGGTCTCACGGACGAATACAAGCGCCTTCACGGCGAGTACGAGGCTCTGAGCAAGGCTTACGACGAGTTAAAGGCCGAGAGTGAAAAGCTCGCCGAGGAGAACTCGGGCCTTAAAGCCCTCCTTGAGAACAGTAAGAACGTTTATCGCGTTGAAGAAGCCTGGAAGTCCCTCTTCCCCGCCGAGCCAGTCCCTGACGAGGCGTACATTGGAAAGGCCGTCGAGAAGCTCGGACTTACCGGCAGAGTCATAGTGGGTCAGGGATACATCTTCGCCGAGGACGGGTCTCTTGTGGACGAGCTCCTCAGAACCGTCTACCTTAGCATAGCCATCCGGGAAGAGCCGGAGCCAAAGCCGCCCCGGCCTGAGCCTCCAAAGGAAGAGCCCCCCGCACGGGCCGAGCCAGCCGGGGAGGAAGAGGTTGCCGAGAGTGCGGAAGTAAAGCCCGAGGACATTGAGGGACTCCTGAAGGGGCTGTGA
- the pfkC gene encoding ADP-specific phosphofructokinase yields the protein MGLLDEARKLSVYTAYNTNVDAITFLNGEVVQRLIDEFGAEAVRKRMDDYPREINEPLDFVARLVHALKTGKPMAVPLVNEELHTWFDSHFKYDVERMGGQAGIIANLLTNLDFRRVMVYTPHLARKQAEMFVDKPNLLYPVVENGGLTFKHPREAYREGDPIKVNRIFEFRAGTTFKLGDETITVPFSGRFIVSARFESIRIYTEPELKPFLPEIGLQVDGAILSGYQGIKLRYSDGKDANHYLREAKKDILLLKREKDVKVHLEFASIQNRELRKKVIYNLFPLVDSVGMDEAEIAHVLNALGYSKLSDRIFTYNRIEDTVLGGKILIDEMNLEVLQIHTIYYIMYITHSDNPLSEDELRSSLELATTLAAARASLGEIRSPEDFKVGTSVPYNERGEYVKLRFEEAKRRLRTREYKVVIIPTRLVKNPVSTVGLGDTISAGAFTSYLAMLKKKGEL from the coding sequence ATGGGGCTCCTGGACGAGGCAAGGAAGCTTTCGGTATACACGGCCTACAACACGAACGTCGATGCGATAACCTTTCTGAATGGGGAGGTAGTGCAGAGGCTCATAGACGAGTTTGGGGCCGAGGCGGTCAGGAAAAGGATGGACGACTATCCCAGGGAGATAAACGAGCCCTTGGACTTCGTTGCCAGGCTGGTACACGCCCTCAAGACGGGCAAGCCCATGGCGGTGCCCCTCGTCAACGAGGAGCTCCACACCTGGTTCGATTCTCACTTCAAATACGATGTTGAGAGGATGGGCGGCCAGGCAGGAATCATAGCCAACCTCCTGACGAATCTGGATTTCAGGCGGGTGATGGTCTACACTCCCCACCTCGCGAGGAAGCAGGCCGAGATGTTCGTGGACAAGCCAAACCTGCTTTATCCTGTAGTGGAGAACGGGGGGCTGACCTTCAAACACCCCCGCGAGGCATACAGGGAGGGCGACCCAATTAAGGTGAACCGCATCTTTGAATTCCGGGCCGGAACAACCTTCAAGCTCGGGGACGAGACGATTACCGTCCCCTTCTCGGGCAGGTTCATCGTCTCGGCCCGCTTCGAGAGCATAAGGATTTACACCGAGCCCGAACTTAAACCGTTCCTGCCAGAGATAGGCCTTCAAGTTGATGGGGCCATTCTGTCTGGCTACCAGGGAATAAAGCTCCGCTATTCGGACGGGAAAGATGCCAACCACTACCTCAGGGAGGCCAAAAAGGACATACTCCTGCTCAAGCGGGAGAAGGACGTTAAGGTTCACCTCGAGTTCGCCTCGATACAGAACCGCGAGCTCAGGAAGAAGGTTATCTACAACCTCTTCCCCCTCGTTGACAGTGTCGGCATGGACGAGGCGGAGATAGCCCACGTCCTCAACGCCCTCGGCTACTCCAAGCTCTCGGACAGGATTTTCACCTACAACCGCATCGAAGACACGGTTCTCGGCGGAAAAATCCTCATAGACGAGATGAACCTTGAGGTGCTCCAGATTCATACGATTTACTACATCATGTACATCACCCACTCGGACAACCCGCTTAGCGAGGACGAGCTGAGGAGCAGTCTTGAGCTTGCAACAACCCTGGCCGCTGCCCGCGCGTCCCTCGGGGAAATCCGCTCGCCGGAGGACTTCAAAGTGGGCACCAGCGTACCGTACAACGAGCGCGGAGAGTACGTCAAACTGCGCTTCGAGGAGGCAAAGAGAAGGCTTAGAACCAGGGAGTACAAGGTCGTTATAATCCCAACGAGGCTCGTGAAGAACCCGGTCTCAACGGTGGGCCTGGGCGACACGATTTCAGCTGGGGCATTCACGAGCTACCTCGCGATGCTGAAGAAGAAGGGTGAGCTTTGA
- a CDS encoding nitroreductase family protein — protein sequence MELEDAILKRTSVRYFEERDVPEEDIRALIEAAIRAPTASGLENWKFVVFGSKKARENLYGLISEGMIRYYRAVNLPEEKIGKLGRRMYEHGMYRAPVYIAVFIDKNVRFLPGEEFDEPEFIWSVESAAMAIQNLMLKAVELGLGTVYIGVTNFPGIEEGVRELAGLDENHYLVGVIPVGYPKDEVKPRKRRKTLDEVLVFI from the coding sequence GTGGAGCTTGAGGATGCGATACTGAAGAGAACCTCCGTGCGGTATTTCGAAGAGAGAGACGTTCCGGAGGAGGACATTAGGGCGCTGATCGAGGCGGCGATAAGGGCGCCCACCGCGAGCGGCCTGGAGAACTGGAAGTTCGTGGTCTTCGGGAGTAAAAAAGCGAGGGAAAATCTCTATGGCCTCATATCTGAAGGCATGATCAGATACTACCGCGCCGTGAACCTCCCGGAGGAGAAGATAGGGAAGCTCGGAAGGCGTATGTACGAACATGGTATGTACCGTGCGCCCGTATACATCGCCGTCTTTATCGACAAGAACGTCCGCTTCCTCCCCGGGGAAGAATTCGATGAGCCCGAGTTCATCTGGAGCGTTGAGAGTGCCGCGATGGCGATTCAGAACCTCATGCTCAAGGCCGTTGAGCTCGGCCTCGGGACGGTTTACATAGGGGTTACAAATTTTCCCGGAATAGAGGAGGGGGTCAGGGAGCTGGCAGGCCTCGATGAGAACCACTACCTCGTTGGAGTCATCCCGGTCGGCTATCCCAAGGACGAAGTCAAACCCCGGAAGAGGAGAAAGACCCTCGATGAGGTGCTGGTCTTCATCTAA
- a CDS encoding DUF998 domain-containing protein, translated as MDFAKLSAYISLSLPLIFIVGLLIVLSQNPWFSFTDNALSDMGSIRNPVNYYFNGFLMIFAVLGFIAAIGTLRSGLSYLMPLAMVLLFLVGVFPEEYAPHAPAAILFYVLALTDIAIVGIKLGRNGISAGYIWSALAVFTFALMLYLVNARIFKGLAIPELVGAFTILAWFVYIGLLQLRCS; from the coding sequence ATGGACTTCGCCAAGCTCTCTGCATACATCAGCCTATCCCTTCCCCTCATCTTCATCGTGGGGTTGCTCATCGTCCTGAGCCAGAACCCATGGTTCTCCTTCACAGACAACGCCCTGAGCGACATGGGTTCAATACGGAACCCCGTGAACTACTACTTCAACGGCTTCCTGATGATCTTCGCGGTTCTCGGTTTCATAGCCGCCATCGGAACCCTGAGAAGCGGCCTGAGCTACCTGATGCCCCTCGCTATGGTTCTCCTGTTCCTCGTGGGGGTCTTTCCGGAGGAGTACGCACCCCATGCCCCGGCGGCGATCTTATTCTACGTTCTGGCCCTGACTGATATAGCCATCGTCGGAATAAAACTTGGCAGAAACGGCATCTCGGCGGGCTACATCTGGTCCGCCCTGGCCGTCTTTACGTTTGCCCTGATGCTCTACCTCGTTAATGCAAGGATTTTCAAAGGGCTCGCGATTCCGGAGCTGGTTGGGGCTTTTACAATACTTGCGTGGTTCGTCTACATCGGCCTGCTCCAGCTCAGATGTTCGTAG
- a CDS encoding MFS transporter, translated as MRGVRTDSKALCLILIAGFFAILGSTMSKSPTLPLYAQSIGLGKGEIGLVAAASTVTGIFINFTSGLLSDLYGRKKLLKMSGFVFLSAPLLYFLAGDALSLALVRVYYGVATAIFVPVSFALVSDLYPDRKGTFMGFLSSSTLVGRALAPVLAGSIIYFLGFSVVFILCSLTGLAVFVLTFRFPDTGGELRRFEFTFSGELLLIGLLDAAVYMAYQGIETFLPLFYYLQDKAWLSGLILTVEIAIMAVVKPYAGYLSDRVGRAKPIAVGMTMVGLAMFMLALSDSLPLVVLGAVVFSVGASISEASTKPLATEVSKLRGTALGFLESIKDIGQALGPVIIGFLGLKTGFLAVGIFGIAALGVFVIRDVNTR; from the coding sequence ATGCGGGGAGTGAGAACCGACTCCAAGGCCCTCTGCCTCATCCTTATCGCGGGATTCTTCGCGATACTTGGTTCCACAATGAGCAAGTCCCCAACGCTTCCCCTCTACGCCCAGAGCATAGGGCTCGGAAAGGGAGAAATCGGCCTCGTTGCGGCCGCATCAACCGTGACGGGGATCTTCATAAACTTCACATCGGGCCTTCTCAGCGACCTCTACGGGAGAAAGAAACTCCTTAAGATGAGCGGCTTCGTTTTTCTCAGTGCACCGTTGCTGTACTTTCTTGCGGGCGACGCCTTGAGCCTCGCCCTCGTCAGGGTTTACTACGGCGTCGCGACCGCCATCTTCGTCCCGGTATCCTTTGCCCTGGTCAGCGACCTTTATCCAGATAGGAAGGGCACCTTCATGGGTTTCCTGAGCTCGTCAACCCTCGTCGGCCGCGCCCTTGCCCCAGTCCTCGCGGGGAGCATCATCTACTTCCTTGGGTTTTCCGTCGTCTTCATCCTCTGTTCGCTGACTGGGCTGGCCGTTTTTGTCCTCACCTTCAGATTCCCCGATACAGGAGGTGAACTCAGGAGGTTCGAGTTCACGTTCAGCGGGGAGCTTCTCTTGATTGGCCTCCTAGATGCGGCAGTATACATGGCCTACCAGGGCATAGAAACGTTCCTGCCCCTCTTCTACTACCTTCAGGACAAGGCATGGCTCTCCGGGCTGATACTGACGGTGGAGATAGCCATAATGGCGGTCGTTAAACCCTACGCGGGGTATCTCAGCGATAGGGTTGGCAGGGCGAAGCCGATAGCGGTGGGCATGACGATGGTTGGCCTGGCGATGTTCATGCTTGCCCTCTCGGATTCCCTTCCGCTGGTGGTTCTGGGTGCGGTGGTCTTTTCGGTGGGCGCCTCGATAAGCGAGGCCTCAACGAAGCCCCTGGCCACGGAAGTCTCGAAGCTCCGTGGAACTGCATTAGGCTTTTTGGAGAGCATAAAGGACATTGGCCAGGCGCTGGGGCCGGTCATCATAGGCTTCCTGGGGCTTAAAACCGGCTTCCTAGCGGTGGGAATATTTGGAATCGCCGCGCTGGGAGTGTTTGTTATTAGGGATGTAAATACCCGATAG
- the xerA gene encoding site-specific tyrosine recombinase/integron integrase produces the protein MDLPGVLEEYETYLDLEGKSPNTIRMYSYYVRRYLEWGGKLNSRSALRFLARLRKEGYSNRSLNLVVQALRSYFRFEGYDEEAEKLKPPKVPRSLPKALTRDEVKRLLSAIPPTRKRDRLIVLLLYGAGLRVSELCNLKRRDVDLERSTIVVRGGKGAKDRVIPIPEFLAREIRAYLETRSDDSEYLIVEERRREKDRLSTKTVWYLLKRYGVRAGVEVTPHRLRHSFATHMLENGVDIRAIQELLGHSNLSTTQIYTRVTVEHLRKAQEKARLMEGLME, from the coding sequence ATGGACCTTCCCGGGGTATTGGAAGAGTACGAGACCTACCTCGACCTCGAGGGGAAGAGTCCCAACACGATTAGGATGTACTCCTACTACGTGCGCCGGTATCTGGAGTGGGGTGGAAAGCTTAACTCCCGCTCCGCCCTCCGTTTTCTCGCGAGGCTTAGAAAGGAAGGCTACTCCAACAGGAGCCTCAACCTCGTGGTTCAGGCCCTGCGCTCCTACTTCCGCTTCGAGGGTTACGATGAGGAGGCCGAGAAGCTCAAGCCCCCAAAGGTCCCCAGGAGTCTTCCAAAGGCTCTGACGCGCGATGAGGTTAAGAGGCTTCTCTCAGCTATTCCGCCGACGAGAAAGCGCGATAGACTCATAGTTCTCCTCCTCTACGGCGCCGGTCTGCGCGTCAGCGAGCTGTGTAACCTCAAGAGGCGCGATGTTGACCTGGAGCGCTCCACCATCGTGGTTCGGGGCGGCAAGGGTGCCAAGGACCGCGTCATACCCATTCCGGAGTTCCTTGCGAGGGAGATACGGGCATACCTCGAAACGCGCTCCGATGACAGCGAGTACCTCATCGTTGAGGAGAGAAGGAGGGAAAAGGACCGGCTCTCCACCAAAACAGTGTGGTACCTCCTGAAGCGCTATGGAGTCAGGGCCGGCGTTGAGGTCACGCCTCACAGGCTCCGCCACAGCTTCGCGACTCACATGCTCGAAAACGGCGTCGATATCAGAGCCATTCAGGAGCTCCTTGGCCACTCGAACCTCTCAACGACGCAGATTTACACCAGGGTTACCGTTGAGCACCTCAGAAAGGCGCAGGAGAAGGCGAGGCTGATGGAGGGGTTGATGGAGTAG